One stretch of Sardina pilchardus chromosome 17, fSarPil1.1, whole genome shotgun sequence DNA includes these proteins:
- the synpo2lb gene encoding synaptopodin 2-like protein, producing MVAEEVVVSLSGGAPWGFRLQGGAEQGKALQVAKVRKRSKACRAGLREADELLAINELSCGELSHAQAMNLIDNGRGTLHLRVRRSPGLQSLMLLGPSSTPHMDEAYRAALQALSPPLSSMALRGGSGCITSPPDSEAYYGETDSDADVVAQERQRRQKRRSPSSSPAKPPHQEEETSEMSGYESAPDASGYMSQLQHRWADMQSQPPPQHQQHQQHQQQQQHQQHQQQHQHQQQQQQHHVLPGVARREVVYQPPPTEWGLQENAGQNSGQSSPNDSQGAGEGDSGFQEAPAVKPPPLVSPERAREALMLASCRQLVPMVGPLETPMDDELTATYKDKARQAKLHRGESGQEKQVKEARTKCRTIASLLTDAPNPHAKGVLMFKKRRQRAKKYTLTCFGSADDASLSRSETEDEEEEGSSFPGSESELEEEGFFASTEPDPVWDSGYLDLLDRRSSAYIGEFDSVQESSPGLNMSGKGAQLFEQQRQRAAKPVAPPPVAAKPVMAKPTAAPLSLMSDEQLAEMTAEMPPAPPAYTAPPMTMNSGLVNGDSTVVSRTSVVLTPPGHAMSMPGGGPDTMDSQAGTNVHNRTAKPFSPGCVTNRAATAPVVFRPSPARKAVSVANMPAAFSSSSSGPEVKRAVSSTSLYIPARPATVSGPPSAGASPLSPRNSVSVASFPPPAPHPAPHSAHQATYSAPQQATYSAPHSAPPQAPHFAPHQAARSAPQQATYSAPHQAPHSAPQQATYSAPHQAPYQAPHSAPHQAPHSAPHQAARSAPQQATYSAPSAPPAFSQAPVQLPSYNPPPPTMSQPYSPPSTMAAAPFSPPAPHAAPYSPQEAPAYYPPQSMPYSAPAPPPVPAKPLYSSPHSQAAPFSPPQQNMPLSPPYQPSAPFPPPSAMSMSYSQPPANVASTYPPAPVSAPYAPSQPVPASLSNLQPPPTAPKVSFNPYVDVSASPQPPAVPSPQPYQVAGGGPEELASREQRIAVPAGKTGILQDARKRSSRKPMFSAPEEKKGLSPNPALLNMVQNLDERPQGDPGFESGPEEDSLNLGAEACNFMQRGRGGKHHPPPVAPKPSRAATAPPPPPSLQTGGKGAELFARRQSRMDRYVVDKQQPHPMSPALPRDPSPTPSLPSHWKYSPNIRAPPPINYNPLLSPSCPPVAQRAPRVSEAPRVAQKPGLRPVDYMNRQPYQLNSSLFSYGGGVPQLPQQPQGASLTTPRQVPVKAARVYEIKRFSTPTPMSAPTSLTPTVIVPRSATTLAEPIWRSEAASPPLRAPAPAPYTPAPATYNQAPTPYSPTARPPPPSVTLPALPHFQGSAHAPAPAQPYGAQFQAGKQFKSAPELSPLSVNPAMRSSSTQPLRVPRPRFSTSNAGLQPNVWRPGSMIH from the exons ATGGTGGCCGAGGAGGTGGTCGTCAGCCTGTCTGGGGGAGCGCCGTGGGGCTTTCGGCTCCAGGGGGGAGCTGAGCAGGGCAAAGCTCTCCAAGTAGCCAAG GTAAGGAAGCGCAGTAAAGCCTGCCGTGCTGGTCTGCGGGAGGCTGATGAGCTGCTGGCCATCAATGAGCTGTCATGTGGAGAACTCTCTCACGCCCAGGCCATGAACCTGATTGACAATGGCAGAGGAACCCTTCACCTGCGTGTCAGAAG gtccCCTGGCCTCCAGTCCCTGATGCTCCTCggcccctcctccactccccacATGGACGAGGCGTACCGTGCGGCGCTGCAGGCCCTGTCCCCTCCGCTGTCCTCCATGGCTCTGCGCGGGGGCTCGGGCTGCATCACGTCCCCGCCGGACAGCGAGGCGTACTACGGCGAGACGGACAGCGACGCCGACGTGGTGGCCCAGGAGCGCCAGCGCCGCCAGAAGCGCCGCAGCCCCAGCAGCTCCCCCGCCAAGCCGCCGcaccaggaggaggagaccTCGGAGATGAGCGGCTACGAGAGCGCGCCCGACGCCAGCGGCTACATGAGCCAGCTGCAGCACCGCTGGGCCGACATGCAGAGCCAACCTCCCcctcagcaccagcagcaccagcagcaccagcagcagcagcagcaccagcagcaccagcagcagcatcagcaccagcagcagcagcagcagcatcatgtgCTACCGGGCGTGGCGCGCAGGGAGGTGGTCTACCAGCCGCCGCCGACCGAGTGGGGGCTCCAGGAGAACGCGGGCCAGAACTCGGGCCAGAGCAGCCCAAACGACAGCCAGGGGGCGGGGGAGGGCGACAGCGGCTTCCAGGAGGCTCCGGCTGTGAAGCCCCCGCCGCTGGTGTCTCCTGAGCGGGCCAGAGAAGCCCTGATGCTGGCCTCCTGCAGGCAGCTGGTGCCCATGGTGGGGCCCTTGGAGACGCCTATGGACGACGAGCTCACAGCCACCTACAAGGACAAAGCCAGACAGGCCA AACTGCACAGAGGTGAGAGCGGGCAGGAGAAGCAGGTGAAGGAGGCACGCACCAAGTGCCGCACCATCGCCTCCCTGCTGACCGACGCGCCCAACCCCCATGCCAAGGGTGTGCTGATGTTCAAGAAGCGCAGACAGCGCGCCAAGAAGTATACGCTTACCTGCTTCGGCAGTGCAGACGACGCCAGTCTCTCCCGCAGCGAGACtgaagacgaggaggaagaaggaagcAGCTTCCCTGGCAGCGAGTCAGAGCTAGAAGAGGAAGGCTTCTTCGCCTCCACCGAGCCAGACCCGGTCTGGGACAGTGGCTACCTGGACCTACTGGACAGAAGGTCCTCAGCCTACATAGGAGAGTTTGACAGTGTCCAAGAGAGCAGCCCAGGGCTGAATATGTCGGGGAAGGGTGCTCAGCTATTTGAACAGCAGAGGCAGCGGGCAGCAAAGCCTGTTGCACCACCGCCCGTTGCGGCGAAGCCTGTCATGGCAAAGCCGACCGCAGCGCCGCTATCACTCATGTCTGATGAGCAGCTGGCAGAGATGACCGCAGAGATGCCCCCAGCTCCTCCAGCCTACACAGCTCCGCCGATGACTATGAACTCGGGCTTGGTGAACGGAGATTCAACGGTGGTGAGCCGCACCAGCGTGGTACTAACTCCTCCAGGCCATGCAATGTCAATGCCAGGCGGTGGGCCTGATACCATGGACTCACAAGCTGGCACCAATGTCCACAACCGGACCGCCAAGCCGTTTTCCCCTGGCTGCGTGACCAACCGGGCCGCCACTGCCCCTGTGGTATTCCGGCCCAGTCCTGCCCGGAAGGCGGTGTCTGTAGCCAACATGCCAGCagccttctcttcttcttccagcGGTCCAGAGGTGAAGCGAGCAGtctcctctacctccctctaCATCCCCGCCCGGCCCGCCACCGTGAGCGGACCTCCCTCGGCAGGGGCGTCTCCGCTCTCTCCACGCAACTCCGTGTCTGTGGCCTCCTTCCCCCCTCCGGCCCCACATCCAGCTCCTCATTCTGCTCACCAGGCTACTTATTCAGCTCCTCAACAGGCTACTTATTCGGCTCCTCATTCTGCTCCTCCCCAGGCTCCTCATTTTGCTCCTCACCAGGCTGCTCGTTCTGCTCCTCAGCAGGCTACTTATTCAGCTCCTCACCAGGCTCCTCATTCTGCTCCTCAGCAGGCTACTTATTCAGCTCCTCATCAGGCTCCCTACCAGGCTCCTCATTCTGCTCCTCACCAAGCTCCACATTCTGCTCCTCACCAGGCTGCTCGTTCTGCTCCTCAGCAGGCTACTTATTCAGctccttctgctcctcctgcCTTCTCCCAGGCCCCTGTGCAACTCCCATCCTATAACCCACCTCCCCCTACCATGAGCCAGCCCTATTCTCCTCCCTCAACCATGGCTGCTGCACCATTCTCCCCACCAGCTCCTCATGCTGCCCCCTACTCTCCTCAAGAGGCTCCAGCCTACTACCCTCCTCAGTCCATGCCCTactctgctcctgctcctcctcctgtgcctGCAAAACCATTATACTCCTCACCTCATTCCCAAGCTGCACCTTTCTCCCCCCCTCAACAAAACATGCCCCTCTCACCTCCTTACCAGCCGAGTgcccccttccctcctccttctgccaTGTCCATGTCCTACTCCCAACCTCCTGCCAATGTAGCCTCCACTTACCCCCCAGCTCCTGTGTCTGCTCCTTATGCGCCATCCCAGCCAGTTCCTGCCTCCCTCTCAAACCTGCAGCCACCACCCACAGCTCCAAAAGTGTCCTTCAACCCCTACGTTGATGTGTCCGCGTCGCCTCAGCCTCCCGCCGTCCCGTCTCCTCAGCCATACCAGGTGGCGGGCGGGGGGCCGGAGGAGCTGGCGTCTAGAGAGCAGAGGATCGCCGTGCCAGCGGGCAAGACCGGCATCTTGCAGGACGCCCGCAAGCGCAGTAGTCGCAAGCCCATGTTTAGTGCCccggaggagaagaaaggccTCTCTCCAAACCCGGCGCTGCTGAACATGGTGCAGAACCTGGACGAGAGACCCCAGGGTGACCCCGGCTTCGAGTCTGGCCCCGAGGAGGACTCCCTCAACCTGGGCGCAGAGGCCTGCAACTTCATGCAGCGTGGGAGAGGCGGCAAGCACCATCCTCCACCTGTGGCTCCCAAGCCGTCCCGCGCTGCCACCGCTCCACCACCCCCGCCCTCCCTGCAGACTGGAGGCAAGGGGGCCGAGCTGTTCGCACGCCGGCAGAGCCGCATGGATCGCTACGTGGTGGACAAGCAGCAACCGCACCCGATGTCCCCTGCCCTGCCCCGCgatccctcccccaccccatctctcccctcccacTGGAAGTATTCCCCCAACATCAGGGCCCCTCCTCCCATCAACTACAACCCCCTGTTgtccccctcctgcccccccgtTGCCCAACGTGCCCCCAGGGTCTCCGAGGCCCCTCGCGTGGCCCAGAAACCGGGCTTGAGACCTGTGGACTATATGAACCGCCAGCCCTACCAGCTCAACTCGTCCCTTTTCAGCTACGGGGGCGGAGTGCCTCAGCTGCCGCAGCAGCCACAAGGCGCCTCTCTCACCACACCCCGACAGGTGCCAGTCAAGGCGGCACGCGTCTACGAGATCAAGCGcttctccacccccacccccatgtcGGCCCCTACCTCCCTGACCCCAACCGTCATCGTGCCGCGCTCGGCTACCACGTTGGCCGAGCCCATCTGGAGGTCTGAGGCGGCGTCACCCCCACTTCGGGCCCCGGCACCCGCCCCTTACACCCCAGCACCCGCCACCTACAACCAGGCCCCCACCCCGTACTCCCCTACTGCTCGACCCCCGCCGCCCTCAGTGACCCTCCCCGCACTGCCCCACTTCCAGGGCTCGGCCCACGCCCCGGCTCCCGCTCAGCCGTACGGCGCCCAGTTCCAGGCTGGCAAGCAGTTCAAGAGTGCCCCTGAGCTGAGTCCCCTGTCGGTGAACCCAGCCATGCGCTCCAGCAGCACCCAGCCCCTCAGGGTGCCCCGGCCACGCTTCAGCACCTCCAATGCTGGCCTGCAGCCCAACGTGTGGAGACCCGGCTCCATGATCCACTAA